AGGTAAACCGGTTATGGCTGATCAAACTATCGAATGGATATGCTTTTAAGATCGGAAACATGATGTCCAGCGCGCCCATCGCAAGACCAACGGCGGTAACCAAGCCCTGTTCCTTAAGTTTGAACAAGGCATCAATTGCGCCGCCATCACGGGTTACTTCGCTTAAGTCACGCGCGTGTTCGGGATCATGAAGATGTAAAAGTGGAACGCAATCAAGGCCAAGGCGCGTTAGGCTTTCTTCAATTGAGCGCGCGACCCGATCAGCATCAAAGCACCCTGTTTGCATGTCGCGGTCAAGCTTTGTGGCTAGTACAAAGCCGTCAGGCAACCCCCCTCGGGCTTTAATCGCTTGTCCAATCCGGCTTTCGCTGCGTCCCAACCCGTAGTTGTTTGACGTATCCAGAAAATTGACAGGCCCATCAAAGATTTTTTGCAAGGTGGTCTGCGCGCGCACCTCATTTACCTCATATCCATAGGTATCAGGCATATTGCCCAGCGCCGAGGCACCAAACGCCACTGATGTGACGCTCAGCCCGCTAATGCCTATCTTTTGTTTTTTCATGGCCAAGAGACTACGCTATTTCAGGGCGCTTAGCGAGTTTAAAGTGGCGCCATTTGCCCGATCAACGTAAGCTTCAATTGCGAGTGTTAAATCTGAAGGGCAGGTATGTTATGGGGCCAATTGATCATACGTTGAAACAAAC
The sequence above is drawn from the Rhodobacteraceae bacterium IMCC1335 genome and encodes:
- a CDS encoding aldo/keto reductase; its protein translation is MKKQKIGISGLSVTSVAFGASALGNMPDTYGYEVNEVRAQTTLQKIFDGPVNFLDTSNNYGLGRSESRIGQAIKARGGLPDGFVLATKLDRDMQTGCFDADRVARSIEESLTRLGLDCVPLLHLHDPEHARDLSEVTRDGGAIDALFKLKEQGLVTAVGLAMGALDIMFPILKAYPFDSLISHNRFTLLNRSAGPMFDYAQTQSIAVFNAAPYAGGVLAKGSHDMPKITYQPADAKQLTPIRVLEEICTRHNIPLGAAALRFSLKESRVTSTIVGVSRPERIDETLEWAALKIPEAALVELAQLSYDLDDPEANRLYKPG